tcatattttgcaattgacaaaaccgaccatgaaacctgtgtgttagataCTCTCAGAGCGAggaagaatgaaattgttttcttgattctggctataatcattatacgatctggttcagattttgcactgtagaagatatggtcatccttaccgattctgcgtttttggttttatcgtatctttaaaaatgtggatgccacagattttcgtcctttgtgggggcggaagtggccgGGGCGAagtattaaaatatttttgtagcagtgacatatcacagaagtctggatccaaaacatcgttgctctagctcttatagtctttgagcactaggcgctgaaggggacggacggacggacggacggacagacagacagggctcaatcgactcggctattgatgctgatcaagaatatatatactttatggggtcggaaacgattccttctggacgttacacacatcaagttttaccacaaatctaatataccccaatactcattttgagtatcgggtataataacaaGATATAAACgtgggggaacgttgtgagttgctgcggacaccgcaactctacagttatacccgatacttagtcagtatgctctcctccggcagacgccgctaatattaaacgacacgacaaagagtgcgtgcgagagagacagaaaatcagtctgagcgtgacgttgggcgctgcgtagccagtgcaaattgatttgttccgtttggctataaaaattatctgatctagtccagattcagcaatcagatagatatagtccctttctatgattctgcgtttttagttttctcgaatgtgcaatattgtggatgcaacagattttcgtcctttgtggggcggaagggggtggggcgaaattctgagatatacgttttatagtgagatctaacagaagggcggataccaaatttggttactctagccttaatagtctctgagatttgtggatgccccagattttcgtcctttgcgggggcggaaggaggtgtggcgaaatttggacacgaaacggtcaaggtccgatatcagaggagtgtggataccaaatttggttgcagtggctcttataggttctgagatccttgaactcatattttgcaattggcaaaaccgaccatgaaacctgtgtgttagagagagacagagcgagaaagaatgaaattgttttcttgattctggctataataattatacgatctggttgagatctttcattctaaaacatatagtcatcctctacgattctgcgtttttggttttatcgtttctttaaaaatgtggatgccacagattttcgttctttgtggggcggaagtgggcggggcgaagtattaaaatatttttgtagcagtgacatatcacagaagtctggatacaaaacatcgttgctctagctcttatagtctttgagcactaggcgctgaaggggacggacagacggacggacggacagacggacagacggacagacagacatggctcaatcgactcggctattgatgctgatcaagaatatatatactttatggggtcggaaacgattccttctggacgttacacacatccacttttaccacaaatctaatataccccaatagtcattttgagtatctggTATAAAAAGCGCTAAAGATTAGcttgtttatattattatcaGGCCCAAAACTTTTGGCAGTCTACCGACCATTCCATGcccaataaattaaatttggccaaaaaatctgatgccataattatggcgATTTATTTGATTCATTTCATTGAGAGTCAGATCAATCATAATACTATATTCCTAAATATTCCGTAGAAGGTATAACATAGTCGATCAAATAGCAgtctatattaaaaaaatatggcAAATGTTTACAATTATTTCTGTTTGGCATTCGCACGCTCCCGCGAACGTGTtttggcactctctctctctcttgttctGTTTGTGCTCTGTTATCGGTCAGCTCTTTTTGCAACAAAGCTCTCGCAGGCCTTTCAAATAGCTAGTTAATGGAATGATTTAGCAGTATAGCTCTGGCAGTGAATGAATTAAGTTCCTAGCAAGCAAAATGTTGAAAGTGCGCAGCGGTCTATCTATAATTCAGGCGCAAAAAGCAGCCCTCTCTGTCAGCAGTCCGCTGGTaaatatatagtatacatatagatccgatatcacagtGATATACGTTTTTAAATCTCTTGTAGCGTTGGCAGACCACAGTAGCTGTAGCAGAGCCCAGATATGATGCAGAGTGGCTACAAGCTCGTCCCTTTGATCAGATTCCTAGTACAACTTTTCTGTCTAATGTTCGGAATTTTATGCCTGGAGGAAAATATAGCAAAATGGACATTGTGAAATTGTTCAAAGCTTTGCAAGACGACTATGGAAACATATTATATTTACCAGGTATGATGGGAGGTACGTCATACCTGATGACTCACAGTCCCAAGGACTTCGAGGTCGTGTTCCGGAACGAAGGAGTGTGGCCGCATCGGCCTGGCAGCGATACTCTTCGCTATCATCGGAAGACTCATAGAAAGGATTTCTTCCAGAGAGTGGAGGGAGCTTTACCCACACAAGGAAAAACCTGGAGCGACTTTCGATCGGCTGTAAATCCTGTCCTAATGCAGCCGAAGAACGTGCGGCTTTACTATAAGATGTCCCAAGTGAACCAGGAGTTTGTGCAACGGTGTGTATGACTGATAATAAATCCCTGTTTACGCTCAAGTATGTTCTCCCCCTTCACAGTATTAAAGTACTCCGTGATATCGATACCCAGGAAGCTCCAGATGATTTCTTAAACGTTATAAATCGGTGGACCCTCGAGTCAGTCTCTGTGGTGACTCTGGACAAGCAGTTGGGACTGCTCAAAGAGTCGGGCGATAACGACCAGGCTGTATTACTTTTCAAGTACCTGGACGatttttttgaattaacaGCCGATCTGAAGATGAAGCCCTCCATCTGGCGTTACGTTAAAACACCCAAGCTAATGAAGCTAATGAATTCCCTAGATGGCGTTCAAGAAATAACTTCAGCGTATGTAGACGAAGCTATAGAGCGTCTAGAGAAAGAGGCCAAGGAGGGTGTTGTCCGCCCTGAGAGCGAGCAGAGTGTACTGGAAAAGCTGCTCAAGATCGACAAAAAGG
Above is a genomic segment from Drosophila miranda strain MSH22 chromosome Y unlocalized genomic scaffold, D.miranda_PacBio2.1 Contig_Y3_pilon, whole genome shotgun sequence containing:
- the LOC117194604 gene encoding probable cytochrome P450 12a5, mitochondrial, which translates into the protein MGGTSYLMTHSPKDFEVVFRNEGVWPHRPGSDTLRYHRKTHRKDFFQRVEGALPTQGKTWSDFRSAVNPVLMQPKNVRLYYKMSQVNQEFVQRIKVLRDIDTQEAPDDFLNVINRWTLESVSVVTLDKQLGLLKESGDNDQAVLLFKYLDDFFELTADLKMKPSIWRYVKTPKLMKLMNSLDGVQEITSAYVDEAIERLEKEAKEGVVRPESEQSVLEKLLKIDKKVATVMAMDMLMAGVDTTSSTFTAALLCLAKNPEKQDVLREEFMKVLPEKDSEFTEASMKNVPYLRACIKESQRIYPLVIGNGRFLNRDSVLSGYQVPAGTCVSMVPLSLLSSEEHFPKAAEFLPERWIRNATDSNGQCPANDLKLKNPFVFLPFGFGPRMCVGKRIVDMELELRIARLIRNFSIEFNHPTENAFRSSLINFPNSK